DNA sequence from the Dreissena polymorpha isolate Duluth1 chromosome 3, UMN_Dpol_1.0, whole genome shotgun sequence genome:
aatcacacgtcctctctgaccactacactctggttataataatcacgcGTCTACCCTGACCATTACACGCTGGTTATTATAAACACGCGCcctccctgaccactacactctggttataattATCACGCGTCCTCCTTGACCACTACAatctggttataataatcacgcGTCCTCCTGACCACTTCACTCTGGTAATAGTAATAACGCGTCCTCCATGACCACTATACGCTGGTTAAAGTTATCACGCGCCCTCCCTGACCACTACAttctggttataataatcacacgtCCTCCTTGActactacactctggttataataatcacaaGTCCTCCTTGActactacactctggttataataatcacgcGTCCTCCTTGACTTCTACACTCTGGTTATGATGATCACGCGTCCTCCCTGACCCGACACTCTGGTAACAATAATCACACGTCCTTTCTGATCACAACACTCTGGTTACAATAATCACGCGTCCTCCCTGACCACTTTACACTGGTTATAGTAGTCACGCGGACTCCATGATCACCACACTCTGGTTATAGAAATAACGCGCCCTCCATGATCACCACAATCTGGTTATAGTAATCGCGCGCACTCCGTGATCACCACAATTTGGTTATAGTTATCACGCGTCCTCCCTGACCACTATACCATGGTTATAGTAATCTCGCGTACTCCCTGACCATTACACGCTGGTTATAGTAATCACGCGTCCTCCCTGACCACTTCACTCTGGTTATAAAAATCACGCGTACTCACTGACCACTTCACTCTGGTTATAGCAATCACACCTCCTCATTAACCACTACACCCTGGTCATAATAATCACACGTCCTCCCTGACCACTACATTCTAGTTATAGTAATCACGCTTACTCGCTGACCATTCCATTCAGGTTATAGCAATCACACGTCCTCCCTGACCGctacactctggttatagtaATCACACGTTctccctgaccactacactctggttatagtaATCACACGTCCTTCCTGACCgctacactctggttataataatctcacgtcctccctgaccactacactctggttataataatcacacgtCCTGCCTGACCATTACACGCTGGTTATAATAAACACGCGTcctccctgaccactacactctggttataataatcacacgtcctccctgaccactacactctggttatagtaTAACGCTCCCTCCATGGCCACCACACTATTGTTATAGTAACCATTCGTCCTCCCTGACAACTACACTTTGGTTTTAGTAAACACGCCCCCTCCCTGACCACTAAACTACGGTTATAATAAACACACGCCCTTCCTGACCACTACACTATGGTTATAATAAACACGTGCcctccctgaccactacactctgggTATAATAATCACGCGTCCTCCCTGACCATTACACGctggttataataatcacgcGTCCTTCCTGACCATTACACTCTGGTTTTAGTATAACGCGAcctccctgaccactacactctggtaCTAGTATAACGCGCCTTCCTTGACCACTACACTATGGTTAAAATAAACACGTGCCCTCCAAGACCACTACACTGTGGGTATAATAATCACGCGTCCTCCTTGACCATTACACGCTGGTTATAGTAATCACGCGGCCTGCCTGACCATTTCACTCTGGTATTAGTATAACGCGAcctccctgaccactacactGTGGTTATATTTTTAACACGCGCcctccctgaccactacactctggttataataaaCACGCACCCTCCATGACCACTTCACTCTGGTTATATTTTTAACACGCGCCCTCCCTGACCACTACAATCTGGTTATAATAAACACGCACCCTCCATGACCACTAAACTCTGGTTATAGTAATAACGCGTACTtcctgaccactacactctggttataataatcacgcGTACTCACTGACCACTACGCTGTATTGGTTATAGTTATCACGCGTACTCactgaccactacactctggttatagtaATCACAAGTACTCACTGatcactacactctggttatagtaATCACGCGTCCTCCCTGACCACTACTCTCTGGTTATAGTAAACACGCGCCCTTCCAaaccactacactctggttatagtaATCACGCATTCTCCATGACCACTTCAATCTGGTTATAGTAATAACGCGTACTCactgaccactacactctggttacaGTAAACACGCGCCTTTCTAAACCATTACAATCTGTTATAGTAATCACGCGCCCTACCTGACGACTTTACTCTGGTCATAGCAAAAAAAATACAACTGTGTCAGAAAATGTAGAGACAACCAACGGGTTTAGATATAAGCATTTGATTTACCGATACTCAAGAATGAACATGTAATTATTGCAATAACGTTTATATCTGCAAACTATTAATTATTTGTTCATCGGTCGTTGTCTTACAACTACAAGGTTTTGTATTGCTCGCAATAGGATCCATTACATTATTGAGCGTTTAGTGATTTCACAGTTATCTTTCTAAAGTGAAACTGTGTTCATTACCGGTACACATGGGTATTTACCCTATAACGCAAATGTCATTGTCCATTACCCTAAGGCATTCACCAGCTAGGTTTTTATAGCCTGAATTCGGTCATAAAAACGCATGATCAAAGTGACACCAGATGAGCAAAAACAGGACAAAAACATGGTAAAGTAGCGTTGtaaaaaattatgttcaaaatTCAGTCATTAATAATGGACAAAACCCCCTGTAGCCGAACatttagagtcacgaaaaataattattttgtttaaaaaggagGTGTAAGAGATTAAGAGTGTCTGAACACTTAGAGTAATTTCAGCATATGACGTTTTGAATTATTGTATAATTCATGTTAACATAAATCTCTCAAATATTGCGGGATGTGTGTAACTAATCTTTATTAATTAGACAAACTCACAACACCGGAAATAATAATTCATAATCATGTATTACGGTTTTATAACTGATATGATGTTATGTAAAGTGTTAAATGCGGCTCAATTGCAACGAAAAAAAAACGTGTATGCCAATACAATATGTTAGTTTGTTAATCGTACTTGAAACGCTTAGCAATAACTTTTAATTTAACTTTTAAGATCatgattctttttttttctttgtttttcgtTCATGTATTATACAATGTTTATTCAGATAGTTTTAAGGCTGCTTTGAATTGTCAAAATGaagaatatacattttaaatatcccaataaactcaataaaataataaaagcatAAAACGTTTGCtgaataacatgtttgaacactTTATCAACATTCCTGACGTGTATTTCAAATACAGCCTATGGAAGACGAGACCGCTAAAACTGCAAAAGCGGACAAAACTCCAAACGACAAACACACCGAAAATGGACAGTCAGCGAAGTTATATTCCCGCGCGACGCGTAGCGAATGCAGCGTTAATGACCAGGATGTAATTTTCCTCAATAACGCTAGCGTTCCACCGTCTGAACGCTTATGGCGATTTGCCATTAAAAATCGTAAGAAACAACAGGACCTCAAAGACGAACAAGCGCAATCCACGAGCCAAACACATATCCCAAGCGTCCGAAGCAATGAAGCAATATTCGAGGGCCTGAAGCACAGACTAAAAGACGCGAGAAACGAGCTTATTCAGGACAAGGGTCCCTCGAAGGCACGGAAAAAGAAAAAGAAGTCTTCGGAAAGGCAGATGAAAGCCCATAAATACAAGAGTGAATATCGCTCAGTAAAATCAAAGGAAACGTGCGATACGAAAAAAGCGAATGAGGCCAACACATCCAAAAAGTCCACGCAATTGGACGAAGCAAAGGATAACTCACATGCAACAACAGTGCAGACGGAAATGAAACCAAAAAGTAAGGAAACCCAGCATGACATCTGCAACAAGCAGGTACAAGATTTGATAGACATCAGCGAAAGCAAAAACGATTGGAAGCCGGGCAGCATTTCTATGGTAACTTTCGAAGAGAAAAAGAGCATGTATGACAGCGTTCTGAAGAAGCGACTCAACTGCGGGAGCAGGCTCGAGACCCTGAGTAAAGAAATAGGAAAAAAGGCAAGCAATTAGCTACGTTTATGTTCTGCCAACACACTGCACAAGCAGTCAATGAAATGATAATCTTCATGAACTATTGTCTTATTGTTATCTTACGTTTCCTTGTTCGTAGTTTGTTCTTTAGCAAAATCAAAATGGCAAGTTGTCATAGAAGGAATGAAAAAAGTGGCAAGTAGCGTACCATACCGGTTTGATAAAGTAGATTCTTGACAcagaaaataacaacaactaaTCTTATGGTAAGAATATTATGCTCATGGTGTTGATactattgatgatgatgatgaagatgatgataatgatgatggtggtgatgatgatgatgatgatgatgatgatgatgatgatgatgatgatgatgatgatgatgatgatgatgatgataatgatgatgatgatgatgatggtggtgatgatgatgatgatgatgatgatggtgatgatgatgatgatgatgatgatgatgatgatgatgatgatgatgatgatgatgatgatgatgatgatgatgatgatgatgatgatgctaaatatgaaaacaattatatCATGGATATGACAATATTGCTAAAAATGATAATATTCGAGGCAGCTAAGATGCCTAAGTTTTGCTTCTGCTTGTGATGATGATATTTTGTGCTCCTTATGTAGCTGTGTTTGATGATTGCAATAATCGAACCTTTACCCTGCATTTTGCGTGTACACGATTATCATAAACAATTCTTTCCTCTCACAAGCACTTCATGTTTGCTTTCTTCCCAGACCGTGTGGGGCCGTAATATTGTGGTAGGATGTGACAGACGGCTGAATATGAACCTAAGCGTTGTACAAAATCAGACTAAAAATATATCTTAGTGATCGGGGGTAAATTGTGAAAGTCGGCTGACGATGTACCCTTATCAAAATTAGACTATAAACCCGAACCTTTCCCATTTTGCCTTTAGAACCCACGGACGACGCTGAGCCGCGAGACAACCATGAAGTACGCGGAGTTGAAGACAGAGTACCTGAAGTTCTGCTACCAGGAGGCGGCGCTGCGCCACCAGATCGCCATCCTTCAGGCCGAGATCTACATGATGCAGAATAAAGGGTATGTGTTGTCTGCCTAGTGACTGGGAgctcatgggtttgatccccactgtgggagcgttcttaagatctctccCATAGACATCATGTACTGTAACTACCCACGAAACGGTCCGTGCGTGCAGAACATATGGCGTGGTGATTGTTCCGTTGTCAGATATTATAGGTCGAGACATATACGTTACACCAATATGATCCAGAACAAATGGGTAAGCGGTAAGAACATAAGTGTTAGAGTAGTTTTAACGTGGTACAGACAAAGTAGGTATAAAGGGTCCATTTGAATAAACAACATTGGATCAAATAAAAACAGCGACTCTATCAATAAGCTGAAAAACATCTGATTTAGAACAACGTGTATATGTGGTACCATATATATTTGATTAACCAAACCTGACAACATTGGTATGTGGATCCATTTGGTTTGATTATATTATCAATTTTATGTGTTGAATTTCTCTAGGGCTAAACAATGAAAATTCAGGCACATGGACACCTATATTCAGTCACATTAGTGTGCCTCTGTGCTTAAAGATCTTAGGGAAATGCATTTGCATGTGCGCTGTAAAAGGATATGTCGAtattcatatgtgtcttgttctgagaaaattttgcttactgcatgtgcgtttagtgtcgtcccagattagcctgtgcagtccgacgaCACATACCgcttatatgatatttatattttcaaggaaggccctccttaccgaaaatcaagttaagacggaaagtgtcgtccctgattagcctgtgtggattgcacaggctaatctgggacgacactttacgctcattcaTTTAGccctcttttcacagaacacggcccatataAACATATGCCTTACTGGTATAGAGAAAAGGAAACGAAGAAGGGCAAATAACAGGTTCTTTGTAATAAGCATCGATATATCGTCATGTTGCAGAACATAGTGTACGTCCGTTGCGAAATTGAGGACTGATCTTGATAAGATGCATAGGGTTGATCAAATACAAAGATAAACAACTTTGCCCATAGTCATGATTCACAGCACATATTTGATCCTCtacaataacaaatatatgtCGTTATTGTAACCCTGTAAGAAAAATTCCGAACACAATGAGGATTGATCCCGGTACATCCCGGTTCTTATGCAGGCACACACtgtaccgcgtcgctataaaagctaccTCACATAGCAAGAAAGTATTAGTTCTTAGGCTTCTACATCATCTTGATGCAAAACAAAGGGTTTCACcatattcataaatgtatatatctaGATCGATGTGTAGATATGCAAGCCGGGATCTGAACAGAAAGAATGTCCTTCGTACAAGGTGCTATAAGCTGAACACAATCGTTTACATCGTTTGTATCGCTTGCCATGTTAAGACGCCGGCAAAATGGATATTACTTTGTTTATAAGAAAGCCGCACGTTAGATGTTTCACCCACAACTACATCAAACACCTTTTAAAACCTGTCAGTGTTATATGtagatattattaaaatacaaaatgtaatcaGCACGATAACAGGACGTATTTgattcaatgaaatatatatcaaCTCGAAATGTTTACTTTACCATTTGATTAAGAACTTTATTCCCATTTTGCAGATTCCATAAACGACCGGCTACAATCAAAACAATCACCCTCGATTCCAAATCAACTAATCTTCCGGTcagacaggaaatgacgtcagaGGTATCACGTGACACGGAGTTTGATCACGTGCCATTGCTCCCGCGTTTGAAACCACCGAAACCATTGCTTCTCCTTCCAAGTCCAAACAGTGATAAAACGCCCGAAAAAACAAAACCGAAACGAGAGTCGAGACGTATTGGTAATATTCTTTAGTTTCTGAAATTTAGAGTAATAAAGAATTATATCGGAGATAACTGCATACATCAATCTCGTAGAAGGACTTCTTTGTAAACTAAATACTGCAAGTTTAAATATCATCAAATGATATAAGGAAATACTTTTACGTCGATCTGAGATTACAGATTTTCTTCGAGCAATAGATAactttttataacttattttcgATTTGATATTGATCATTCTAATCTTTATATCGCTCATTCACAATTTAAATCGCCCATTATGCAGTTTATGCTGTTCATTTTGCGTTTTATTTTTCTCGCTCAGAAACTTAAGATAACTTTAATTTCTTGCGGTCTACCACTCATTCTTCCAGAACGCGCGACCTTCAGTTTTTATATTAACGCTGTTTACTTGTGACGCTCTGTACTGGAgcttatttgaaaacaacacGAAGTAAACGTAAAGAGATTTGAACCGTCGTGACGCGTAGTTTGAACTTACACGTATATCGTATGATATAACTATTGAAAGAATAATTGAGATAAAGAAAGTTAATCGATTACCTTGACACtcgtattttgtaaaataaaactaaatacgCGTAGATTTACCGATATGCTCTTATCAAGCCAACaatgaacaataaaatatgagccgcactctgtgaaaacggggcttaaaacaAGTGCGTAAAgggtcctcccagattagcctgtttaatctgcacaggctcatcagggacaacctTGTCAGGATTTCTGCTGACAAGAGACTTTCcttacaaaaagaaacaaaaaaagcggaaagtatcgtcccttattaggctgtgcggactgcacaggataatatgggacgacgctttacgcacacgcattaggtcccgttttcccagagcttgACTCATAAAGGGTGTTTGTTTAATGTTCACTAGGGAGCTTGTCGAGTAGCGAGGCGGACGTCATGCTACTGCTGCCCTCTCTCACCGGCACGCCCGCACTCAGGGGCATCTGTTCCGTCTACAACCTGACTACCGAACTGGAGCCGCCACTAAAGAAAAGGTACGAGATATACTTATATATCGCCCCattagtgcaaaaaggtaccatataccaatacattttattcacacttggtacctttttgcaACAATTTGGCGTTTATACTATATGTAtcgagttctgggaaaactgggtttaatacaggtgcgtaaagtgtcgtcccaagataagcctgtgcagtccacataacCGTATCAGGTACgccactttccgtctaaactggattttcatttggaGACTTCCTTTAGACGAAAAAGTTcataaagcgtaaagtgtcgtcactgattagcctgcgtgaACTGCATGTGATAATCTTTTaggacactttacgtacatgcattaagcccatttttccgaGATCAAAGCTCATATCGTTCCTGCATATTGTTTAAATTCTTACATCTCTCGTTGTCACGTCCTCCCCACTGGGCGTATGTTCCCATGTATTCCCCGAAAACTTCACCGGGGCGACGGTCTTTCAGTGGACAGCGCTATTTTAATAGGTGCCTGGCTAGAGATACCATAAACATGTATACCAAAACATCCATGGAAACATAACGATGGCATTGTTATATCGTACGTATGCCCAACCTATAGGCTTTCTAAAACTGACATTTGTCATCTTGGATATTTTCTAATCTTGATGTTCACATGTATTAACATATGTTAGCTGAATTGAACTGTTCTTTATGGAAACTATGTAACGGTTATCCAGAATATCAGGTCTTAGGTGATCGATATAACGGAGCAATATGAACTATTTCGGTCCCGAATGCTTTCGTTAACAAATGATGTACTGCATGCTATTCACACTTGTAAGCAGGTTATCATAGTTTAACAGATATACAAAGTAATACATATTTCTCTGGAACTTAAAATGTGTCATTTGTTAAACTAAGATATGTGTCTATTGTTTCAATCAATGAAAGTAATGGACAGATTAAATGTTGAAAtacttgttttctttttacaattctttgttgtaaaaaatatgtttaaaatgacTGACGACtagatattgtttttttctttctggaTGTTAGAGCAAATAGAACAATACTCGTGTGCTTATATTCTCACTATTCCAGTTGGTACACTTTATTTACTTTCATTAATGCATATATGATGCATTTATGTCTAAACTAATGCCGAAATAAATCTTGGTGAATATTTGTGTCCATAAGATTGAGAACTAAAAcaatggttaacccatttatgcctagtggactctcccatccttctaaataggatcaatttttgtccaattttagggatgtcttgtatattaatttttatatttagaatatttcttatagaaattccattaagcagacagcgcagaccctgatgaaacgccgcatcatgcggcgtctcatctgggtctacgctgtttgccaaagcctttttctagacgctatgcataaatgggtcaaCATAAAATGGGAAAAATATTAAAGGTGTTTACTTTGAATGTCTGATGATCATTATTTGTTCGGAAAATAATTCAGCAATTTTGATTTAGGATTGCAAAACAGTAAAACAACGAAAATCACTGAATATCAAAATGTCGATTGACAGTTCTTACACCTTAATATAACCACCATGAAAAAGCTCATTTTATACCCAGTTAATATTGTTGTTTTGATCATAGTTCAATTGATCAACATGTCTTCTAATACATGTATAACCAAAGGGAAACCGCCGCTGTTACAGCaacataacaattatattatagACACATAGTTTTACAACACTTAACGTTATCATCCGAACACGCAAAGAaaagtttcatttatttaatatcatattCTACAGTGAATTTCTCATATATTAtactttaaatgtatcatttttctctGTTTAAAAGAATGATAATAAACACTgttcttaaattaaattgatGAAAGTCTTGTTCACGACAGACATGAATTCCCTGAATATGATGTTTACGTATAGTTATCAATTTTCAGAGAGCGTCAACCTACTAACTCTACTGTCAAGATCAAAGTTATATTGTCTCTTTGATATATGCAACTTAAACACCGAAGTACTGTATGCAATTTTTGCGACACTGTCTTTGTGAAACATTCTCCATAAAGTGTGCGAGC
Encoded proteins:
- the LOC127872489 gene encoding uncharacterized protein LOC127872489; the encoded protein is MAFRRDEQIGVTSKHLMGLLEPDSFWELVENLLLHSCRDNVRRQRHNAAISTLCRGHALVCVTKEAKSPTPPAKKINGRKSEEHLSKGRHFQSVVSRRASEHFWRSGRTKKSKHRTKAEAEVNNPMEDETAKTAKADKTPNDKHTENGQSAKLYSRATRSECSVNDQDVIFLNNASVPPSERLWRFAIKNRKKQQDLKDEQAQSTSQTHIPSVRSNEAIFEGLKHRLKDARNELIQDKGPSKARKKKKKSSERQMKAHKYKSEYRSVKSKETKG
- the LOC127870970 gene encoding uncharacterized protein LOC127870970 — its product is MKPKSKETQHDICNKQVQDLIDISESKNDWKPGSISMVTFEEKKSMYDSVLKKRLNCGSRLETLSKEIGKKNPRTTLSRETTMKYAELKTEYLKFCYQEAALRHQIAILQAEIYMMQNKGFHKRPATIKTITLDSKSTNLPVRQEMTSEVSRDTEFDHVPLLPRLKPPKPLLLLPSPNSDKTPEKTKPKRESRRIGSLSSSEADVMLLLPSLTGTPALRGICSVYNLTTELEPPLKKRQPDVLLKPATPGVKIVHRLPKMCRILQL